The Oscillatoria acuminata PCC 6304 genomic interval ATCCACCATTCCCCATCCGCCTGAGTCAAAAAAAGTCCAACAAGCAACGCTGAGGTTGAGTGATGACAGAAGAAGAACTGCTGCAAATTATCCAACAAGCTGCCGAGGATAAGGTAACGGCCCTCAACCTTTTATGGAAGGGACTGACAAAGCTGCCGCCGGAAATTGGGCAACTCTCCAATCTGACAGTGCTAGACCTCAGCGGCAATCAACTGAGTGCGCTGCCGCCGGAAATTGGGCAACTCTCCCATCTGACAGGGCTATACCTCTGGCACAATCAACTGAGTGCGCTGCCGCCGGAAATTGGGCAACTCTCCAATCTGATAAGGCTATCCCTCGATAGGAATCAACTGAGTGCGCTGCCGCTGGAAATTGGGCAACTCTCCAATCTGACACAGCTAGACCTCGGGGACAATCAACTGAGTGCGCTGCCGCTGGAAATTGGGCAACTCTCCCATCTGACACAGCTAGACCTCGGGGACAATCAACTGAGTGCGTTGCCGCCAGAAATTGGACAACTCTCCAATCTGACAACGCTAGAGCTTTCAGGCAACCCCCTCACCTCCCCACCGCCAGAAATTGTCGAACAAGGGACTAAGGCAGTTTTAGCCTATCTGCGCGAACAACTTCACGCAAAACAACCCCAATGGGTGTCCAAACTCATCGTGGTAGGTGAGGGGGGAGTTGGCAAAACTTCCTTATTAAAAGCCCTGCGGGGCGAACCTTTCAACCCCCAGGAATCCACCACTCATGGCATCGATATCCGCACCCTGGAATTCCTCCATCCCAGCAAACTCGACGTCACGATGCAACTCAACGCCTGGGACTTTGGCGGACAGCAAATTTATCATGCCACCCATCAATTTTTCCTCACCAACCGCTCTTTATTCCTCCTCGCCTGGAATGCCCGCTATGGCTACGAACAGGGTAAACTCTATTATTGGCTCGATACCCTCTCCTCCCTCGCCCCAGACTCTCCGATTCTCCTGATTGCCACCCAAATCGACGATCGCCATCCCAGCATTCCCCTCGCCGAACTCCAGAGCAAATATCCCCAAATTGTCGGACAGTGCGAAATCAGCAGCAAAACCGGACAAGGTATCGACAATCTGCGCCACTGTATCGCCAACACCGCTGCCCAACTGCCCTTGATGGGGGAACTATGGCCGAAAACTTGGCTTGATGCCGCCAATGACATCCGTTTCCTCTCGGAAAAATACATCACGCCACAACTATTGGCAACCCGGATGAGCGCCGCAGGGGTTTCCCCGGATAGCATTCCCATCCTCGCACAATATCTCCATGAACTCGGCGAAATTCTCTATTTCCAAGATAATCCCGCACTCAACGAAATCGTTATCCTCAAACCGGAATGGGTGACGGAACATATCAGCCGAGTTTTAAGCAGTGAAATGGTCAAACAGCGTCACGGGATTCTCACTCGCGCGGAAATGAACCAACTCTGGCAAGAACTCGACCCCTTCATGCGCCTGCATTTCTTGCGCTTGCTAGAGCGGTTTGACCTTTCCTATTCCATTCGCAACGAGGCAGAATCCCTTCCCGAAGATGCCAGCTTAATCGTGGAATGTTTGCCCTTAGATCCGCCGAACTATCAACCCCAATGGGATGGGATTCTGACCACCGGCAACTGTCAGGAAATGTCAATAAAATGGCAACTCAATACCATTCCTGCCGGAATTCCCACCTGGTTTATCGCCCGATCGCACCGCTTTTCTACGGGCCTCCACTGGCGCAATGGGGCCTTACTCACTGATAGCATCCCCGCGAAACATTTAGCCTTAGTCCAGGCATTTCCCCAACAAAACTATCTACAATTAACCGTGCGCGGTGCCACCCCGCAGAATTTCTTCACCCTCCTGCGCGATGGCATCGAATTAACCTTAAGCCGCTTTCAAGGATTGCAGGTGAAACGCACCATACCCTGTTTCGTTGTCGGCTGTTCACGGGGTTTGCAGGAATTTGATGAGCATAAATTAAAAAAGCGCTATGAAAACAATCGCTTAAACCTGGAATGTGAGGAGTGTTGGGAAAAACTTTCCGTAGTTAAACTGCTATATGGGTTAGACCTCAACCCGCAAACTGTCCCAGTCTCAATCGGGAGCAACAATGCCTTGAATTTACTTCAATCCCAGATTGCTCAATTACAAAGCAGTGTCAATTCGGGACATCAAGAAAATCAAGCGAAGATCGGCGAATTGCAAGCGCAATCACAACGTCAGTTTACAACCCTTTTTCGCATCGAACAACAAAAAATAGAATCCCACTGTCCCAGTGTATTTGCCTTGCGTCCCCGGGATACTGCCAACTGGAAAAAAATCCTATTCGGGCAGAAGTTTGAGTTACAACTCTATTGCGAAGCACCGGGAGAATGGCATCCGGCACTTGATGGCGGTTTATATGAAATTGAGGTTCCTGCTGAATGGTTTAAAGTCATGGCACCGCACATTCAGCAGTTAGCGAGTCTTTTAAAATATGCCACACCGATTATCGGGTCTAAACTGGGGATCGGCAATGTGGAGAACTATGAGAAGTTGCTGAAACGAGACATCCAATTTATGCAAATTTTGGCAGCAGAATTGCCAAAATTACAAGGTGCCGATGCGATGGATTTGTTACAAAATGCGGGCAAAGGAACCCAAGTAAATTATGCCCCGGAACGCCTCCAGGGGGCTGCTTTACGGGTTTTGCGGCAACTTTTGGACGAAAAAGACCCGCATCACCATTGGGGCGGCTTGCAGAAGGTTT includes:
- a CDS encoding COR domain-containing protein translates to MTEEELLQIIQQAAEDKVTALNLLWKGLTKLPPEIGQLSNLTVLDLSGNQLSALPPEIGQLSHLTGLYLWHNQLSALPPEIGQLSNLIRLSLDRNQLSALPLEIGQLSNLTQLDLGDNQLSALPLEIGQLSHLTQLDLGDNQLSALPPEIGQLSNLTTLELSGNPLTSPPPEIVEQGTKAVLAYLREQLHAKQPQWVSKLIVVGEGGVGKTSLLKALRGEPFNPQESTTHGIDIRTLEFLHPSKLDVTMQLNAWDFGGQQIYHATHQFFLTNRSLFLLAWNARYGYEQGKLYYWLDTLSSLAPDSPILLIATQIDDRHPSIPLAELQSKYPQIVGQCEISSKTGQGIDNLRHCIANTAAQLPLMGELWPKTWLDAANDIRFLSEKYITPQLLATRMSAAGVSPDSIPILAQYLHELGEILYFQDNPALNEIVILKPEWVTEHISRVLSSEMVKQRHGILTRAEMNQLWQELDPFMRLHFLRLLERFDLSYSIRNEAESLPEDASLIVECLPLDPPNYQPQWDGILTTGNCQEMSIKWQLNTIPAGIPTWFIARSHRFSTGLHWRNGALLTDSIPAKHLALVQAFPQQNYLQLTVRGATPQNFFTLLRDGIELTLSRFQGLQVKRTIPCFVVGCSRGLQEFDEHKLKKRYENNRLNLECEECWEKLSVVKLLYGLDLNPQTVPVSIGSNNALNLLQSQIAQLQSSVNSGHQENQAKIGELQAQSQRQFTTLFRIEQQKIESHCPSVFALRPRDTANWKKILFGQKFELQLYCEAPGEWHPALDGGLYEIEVPAEWFKVMAPHIQQLASLLKYATPIIGSKLGIGNVENYEKLLKRDIQFMQILAAELPKLQGADAMDLLQNAGKGTQVNYAPERLQGAALRVLRQLLDEKDPHHHWGGLQKVLTPEGHYLWLCEHHAREYPPT